A single region of the Buteo buteo chromosome 18, bButBut1.hap1.1, whole genome shotgun sequence genome encodes:
- the WDR73 gene encoding integrator complex assembly factor WDR73 — MEAMGAREEEEEEEGEEEEEEWLLQSLRLYEDLHAFELQAPTRLIEWARGNRVCVAGYGQSGGNEILQLLPPPTLQVKETQGLCPERDFKVECGGFSNRPVYSLKYVPDTSLLVTSGPPDSSLQVWQVSAEDSDVIRPVGAIPTVNGTGQPWAKIATVSARAPWVLHGSRLNSVQITEVESRKNVYMAASSNSEELSGLAFLDGNTLLLCCAKGQLCLADVRQPQSPLEAVSVPSAPCGERWCMGVGRGPQGSDSSSQPVACLSSGGHLTLTDLRKTSESLASAKCRVPSPSSGAEFLCVSWAPALEGYLAISGFDGTVHVYDTQSWDSSGREAEPIFVHRGHAFGGSDSSGGPPLVTVHTWHPQKPRTLLSAASDGSLHVWDWVQSCGKCG; from the exons ATGGAGGCGATGGGcgccagggaggaggaggaggaagaagaaggagaagaagaagaagaagagtgGCTGCTGCAGTCCCTACGCCT GTACGAGGACCTGCACGCCTTCGAGCTCCAGGCGCCCACCCGCCTTATCGAATGGGCCCGGGGGAACC GTGTCTGTGTAGCCGGGTACGGACAGTCTGGTGGGAACGAGATCCTGCAGCTTCTCCCGCCGCCAACGCTGCAGGTGAAAGAGACCCAG GGCCTGTGTCCAGAGAGAGATTTCAAGGTGGAATGTGGTGGATTTTCAAACCGCCCGGTGTACAGCCTGAAATATGTGCCGGATACCAG CTTGCTGGTGACCAGTGGCCCACCAGACAGCTCCCTCCAGGTCTGGCAGGTGTCAGCAGAGGACTCGG ATGTTATTAGACCTGTAGGTGCCATACCTACAGTAAATGGCACTGGGCAACCTTGGGCTAAAATTGCAACCGTTTCGGCCAGAGCCCCGTGGGTCCTTCATGGCTCAAGACTCAACAGCGTCCAAATTACAGAGGTTGAATCAAGGAAAAATGTCTACATGGCAG CCTCCAGTAACAGCGAGGAGCTCAGCGGCCTGGCATTCCTGGATGGCAACACGTTGCTCCTCTGCTGTGCCAAGGGGCAGCTGTGCCTGGCTGATGTTCGGCAGCCGCAGAGTCCCTTGGAGGCTGTGTCCGTCCCCTCGGCGCCGTGTGGCGAGCGGTGGTGCATGGGAGTCGGGCGCGGACCTCAAGGCTCTGACTCAAGCTCCCAGCCCGTAGCTTGCCTCTCGAGCGGAGGGCACCTCACCCTAACAGACCTAAGAAAAACCTCAGAGTCCTTGGCCTCAGCAAAGTGCAGAGTTCCCTCTCCCAGCTCAGGTGCAGAGTTCCTGTGCGTCTCCTGGGCTCCTGCTCTGGAAGGCTACCTTGCCATTTCAG GTTTTGATGGGACCGTGCACGTGTATGACACGCAGAGCTGGGACAGCTctggcagggaagcagagccGATCTTTGTTCACAGAGGCCACGCGTTCGGCGGATCGGACAGCAGTGGAGGCCCTCCCCTGGTCACAGTGCACACGTGGCATCCGCAGAAACCAAGAACTTTATTGTCAGCAGCAAGCGACGGTTCCCTGCACGTTTGGGACTGGGTTCAGTCTTGTGGGAAGTGTGGGTAG